A genomic stretch from Burkholderia pyrrocinia includes:
- the atpD gene encoding F0F1 ATP synthase subunit beta, protein MSTAALVEGKIVQCIGAVIDVEFPRDSMPKIYDALILDGSELTLEVQQQLGDGVVRTICLGASDGLRRGLTVKNTANPISVPVGKPTLGRIMDVLGRPIDEAGPIVSEHTRSIHQKAPAFDELSPSTELLETGIKVIDLICPFAKGGKVGLFGGAGVGKTVNMMELINNIAKEHGGYSVFAGVGERTREGNDFYHEMKDSNVLDKVALVYGQMNEPPGNRLRVALTGLTMAEHFRDEGLDVLFFVDNIYRFTLAGTEVSALLGRMPSAVGYQPTLAEEMGKLQERITSTKKGSITSVQAVYVPADDLTDPSPATTFGHLDATVVLSRDIASLGIYPAVDPLDSTSRQIDPNVIGEEHYSITRRVQQTLQRYKELRDIIAILGMDELSPEDKLSVARARKIQRFLSQPFHVAEVFTGSPGKYVPLKETIRGFKMIVDGECDHLPEQAFYMVGTIDEAFEKAKKIQ, encoded by the coding sequence ATGAGTACTGCTGCTTTGGTAGAAGGCAAGATCGTACAGTGCATCGGCGCCGTTATCGACGTGGAATTCCCGCGCGACAGCATGCCGAAGATCTACGACGCGCTTATTCTCGATGGCTCGGAACTGACGCTCGAAGTCCAGCAGCAGCTGGGCGACGGCGTGGTCCGCACCATTTGTCTGGGTGCATCCGACGGCCTGCGCCGCGGTCTGACCGTGAAGAACACGGCAAATCCGATCTCGGTGCCGGTCGGCAAGCCGACCCTCGGCCGGATCATGGACGTGCTCGGCCGTCCGATCGACGAAGCCGGCCCGATCGTGAGCGAACACACGCGCTCGATCCACCAGAAGGCTCCGGCGTTCGACGAACTGTCGCCGTCGACCGAACTGCTCGAAACGGGTATCAAGGTCATCGACCTGATCTGCCCGTTCGCAAAGGGCGGCAAGGTTGGCCTGTTCGGCGGTGCTGGCGTGGGCAAGACCGTCAACATGATGGAGCTCATCAACAACATCGCGAAGGAACACGGCGGTTACTCCGTGTTCGCGGGCGTGGGCGAGCGTACCCGTGAAGGGAACGACTTCTACCACGAAATGAAGGACTCGAACGTTCTCGACAAGGTCGCGCTGGTGTACGGCCAGATGAACGAGCCGCCGGGCAACCGTCTGCGCGTCGCGCTGACCGGCCTGACGATGGCCGAGCACTTCCGTGACGAAGGCCTCGACGTGCTGTTCTTCGTCGACAACATCTACCGTTTCACGCTGGCCGGTACCGAAGTGTCGGCACTGCTCGGCCGTATGCCGTCGGCAGTGGGCTATCAGCCGACGCTGGCTGAAGAAATGGGCAAGCTGCAAGAGCGCATCACGTCGACCAAGAAGGGCTCGATTACGTCGGTCCAGGCCGTGTACGTCCCTGCGGACGACTTGACCGACCCGTCGCCGGCTACGACCTTCGGCCACTTGGACGCAACCGTCGTTCTGTCGCGTGACATCGCTTCGCTGGGTATCTACCCGGCGGTCGACCCGCTCGACTCGACGTCGCGCCAGATCGACCCGAACGTGATCGGTGAAGAGCACTACTCGATCACCCGTCGCGTTCAGCAGACGCTGCAGCGCTACAAGGAACTGCGCGACATCATCGCGATTCTGGGCATGGACGAACTGTCGCCGGAAGACAAGCTGTCGGTCGCGCGCGCACGTAAGATCCAGCGTTTCCTGTCGCAGCCGTTCCACGTTGCTGAAGTGTTCACGGGCTCGCCGGGCAAGTACGTGCCGCTGAAGGAAACGATCCGCGGCTTCAAGATGATCGTCGACGGCGAGTGCGACCACCTGCCGGAACAGGCGTTCTACATGGTCGGCACGATCGACGAAGCCTTCGAGAAGGCCAAGAAGATCCAGTAA
- the atpG gene encoding F0F1 ATP synthase subunit gamma, with protein sequence MAGMKEIRGKIKSVQNTRKITKAMEMVAASKMRRAQERMRAARPYADKVRAIAAHMSRANPEYRHPFMVANDGTNTAGIILVTTDKGLCGGLNTNVLRATVQKFKELEEKGQKVEATAIGSKGLGFLNRFGAKVMSQVVHLGDTPHLDKLIGAVKTQLDLYSEGKLSAVYIAYTRFVNTMKQEAVIEQLLPLSSEHFEADDGTPATSWDYIYEPDAQAVVDELLVRYVEALVYQAVAENMASEQSARMVAMKAASDNAKTVISELQLVYNKSRQAAITKELSEIVGGAAAV encoded by the coding sequence ATGGCTGGAATGAAGGAAATTCGCGGCAAGATCAAGAGCGTGCAGAACACGCGCAAGATCACGAAGGCGATGGAGATGGTGGCCGCATCGAAGATGCGCCGCGCGCAGGAACGCATGCGCGCTGCTCGTCCGTACGCGGACAAGGTCCGTGCCATCGCCGCGCACATGAGCCGTGCGAACCCGGAGTACCGCCACCCGTTCATGGTGGCGAACGACGGCACGAACACGGCCGGCATCATCCTCGTCACGACGGACAAGGGTCTGTGCGGCGGGCTGAACACCAACGTGCTGCGTGCGACGGTGCAGAAGTTCAAGGAGCTGGAAGAGAAGGGCCAGAAGGTCGAAGCCACCGCGATCGGTAGCAAGGGCCTCGGGTTCCTGAACCGCTTCGGCGCGAAGGTGATGTCGCAGGTCGTGCACCTCGGCGACACCCCGCATCTGGACAAGCTGATCGGCGCGGTGAAGACGCAGCTCGACCTGTACTCGGAAGGCAAGCTGTCGGCGGTTTATATCGCTTACACGCGCTTCGTCAACACGATGAAGCAGGAAGCCGTGATCGAGCAGCTGCTGCCGCTGTCGTCGGAGCACTTCGAGGCCGATGACGGTACGCCGGCCACGTCGTGGGACTACATCTACGAGCCGGACGCGCAGGCAGTCGTCGACGAACTGCTCGTGCGTTACGTCGAGGCGCTGGTGTACCAGGCCGTCGCGGAGAACATGGCGTCCGAGCAATCGGCGCGGATGGTCGCGATGAAGGCCGCGTCCGACAACGCGAAGACGGTGATCAGCGAACTGCAGCTCGTGTACAACAAGAGCCGTCAGGCCGCGATTACGAAAGAACTGTCGGAGATCGTCGGCGGCGCAGCCGCTGTTTAA